GGTCCCGGGCCATCTCCAGTGCCCGGATCAACGCCTCGTACTCCGCGCGGTTGTTCGTCGTCTTCCCGATGGTTTCGCTTCCCTCGTCGACGATGCCGTCGCCGCTGACGAGCACCCATCCGATCGCACCCGGCCCGGGGTTGCCGCGGCTCGCACCGTCGAAGTAGACGTGGGCGCGTCCTCCCGACTCCGAGAGGAGGGCGGTCAGGTCGGTCGGTCGCGCGCCCTGGACGACCACCGAGTCGTCGTAGGCGACCGCGACCGCGTCGCCCCGCTTGGCGCGCCAGCGCTCGTGGTCCGTGTTCCCCGGCTCGATGTCGACGCCGGCGTCGGCTAGCCGTCGGCGAACGGTCTCGGGATCGCAGTCGATGGTCGGCATCGTCGACGCTTGGCGGGACCGACTCATACAGTTTATTATAAGTCGTTCCCGGTGGTCCGCCGGTCATCTCGACGGACCACCGGTACACAGTTACAATAATCCGTATCAAAGGCCGTTCGTTCCGCCGGCGACGTCACGGGGGCTTTTCCGCCCCGCTCGCGAACCGCCGACGATGGATGCCGCCAGCCCTCCACCCGCCGACCGCGTCTCCGTCGCCGCCGACCGCCACGTCGCCTACGCCGAGTACGGCGACCCCACGGGCCGCCCCGTCCTGTTCCTCCACGGCACGCCGGGATCACGCCGGCTCGGCCAACTGTTCGACGCCCCCGCACGGCGCGAGGGCGTCCGGATCGTCGCCCCCGACCGCCCCGGCTACGGCGCGTCGTCACCGTGGCCGACCCGCGACCTGACCGACACCGGCGCGTTCGTCGCCCCGGTCCTCGACGACGCCGGCGTCGACCGCGCCGGCGTCGTCGGCTTCTCCGGCGGCGGCCCGCACGCACTCGCGCTCGCCGCCACGCACGCCGACCGCGTCACGTCGGTCGACGTCGTGGCCGGTGCGACGCCGCCAGACTGCCCGCCGACGCCGCGCGTCCAACGCCTCCTCGGCCGGCTAGCGTCGACGACACCTCGTCTCTTATCGGGGCTGCTCCGCGTGCAGGCGTGGCTCGCCGGCGTCGCTCCGGCCGTCGTCGTCTCCCAGTACGCCGAGACGGAACGCGTCCCCGACGAGGTGGCGTCGCTCGTCGCTCGCGACTTCGTCGACGCGGTGGCGGCCTCCCGCCGTGGCGCGATCACCGAACTCCGACTGCTCGCGGCGTCGTGGGACCTGCCGCTCGCGTCCGTCGACCGTCCGGTCCGCCTCCGGCACGGCACTCGCGACGCGAACGTCCCGATAGCCGGCGCCCGTGCCCTCCGTGACCGGCTTCCCGACGCCCGGCTGACCGCCGTCGAGGACGCGGACCACCTGACTGCGCTCCTCCGGAGCCGTGCGCCGGTCGTCGCCCAGCACGCCGACTGAGCGCGCGGGACACTCCGACGCCCGACGACCGCGTTATCGCGGCGGGACGCCGGCGTCCGCGTCCACGTCCACCCGGTCGTGGATCGGCCCCTCACGCGTCTTCAGGTGCCGCGGCGTCCGGTCGTTGACGACGGCCAGTACCTCCGCGACGATGCTGTGTGCGATCTGATACGGCGAGCCGCCGCCCAGGTCGAGTCCGACCGGCGTGTAAAGCGTCGATAGCTCCGAGTCGGCGAACGTTCGCCCCTCCTCCGCGAAGGCGTCGCGCATCTGGTCGAATCGCTCCCGCGGCCCCATCAGGCCGACGTACGGGACCGCGGCGTCGAGCAACGCCTCGACGGTCAGCCGGTCGTCGACGAAGTTGTGCGTCATCACGACGGCGTACGTGTTATCGTCGAGGTCGACCACCTCGGTCAGCGATCCGGGCGAGGTGGTCAGCGTCCGATCCGCGGCGGGGAACCGCTCCGCGAGGTCGACCGCACCCCGGAACCCGACGACGGTCACGCGGAAGTCGTTTTTCGCGGCCAGCTCCGTCACCGGCCCCACGTCGTGGCCGGTGCCGAAGACGACGAGTTCCGGCGGCGCCGACAGGCCGTCCACGAACAGCGTCGCCCCGTCGACGGTCACGGTGTCGGCGCGGCCGCGCTCGGCCAGCTCCGCCGCGGGGGCGGCGAGCGCATCCGTCGGCCACGCGGCGGCGTCACCGTCCGGCGCCGACAGCGTTCCACCGGCCGGATCGTAGTAGGCGCGGTCGCCGCGTTCGAGCGACCCCGACCCGCCGTCGAGCACCGTCACGACGGCTACGTCGCGGCCGTCCCCGAAGGCCTCGACCGCTGGCCGGTACGTCTCCGTCAGCGGTTCGAGCAGGACCTCGATGACGCCGTTGCAGCCGACGCCGAGGCCCCACACCTCCTCGTCCTCGCCCTCCATCAGGTCGTAGGTGACGAGGCGTGGCTCGCCCGCCGCCCTGACCTCGTCGGCGACGCGGACGAGTTCGTCCTCCAGACAGCCAGCAGTGATGCTGCCGACCCCGTCGCCGTCGGCGTCGAGGAGCATCTTCGCCCCCGGCCGCCGGTAGGCGTTGCCCTCGATGTCGACGACCGTCGCGAGGACGTCCGTCCCCGCTGCGTCGAGTCGGTCGCGGATGCGCTGTACGACTTCCGTCTCCGGCACGCTCCAGTTACGTCCTGTCATGGTTCTTCTCGGTCGTATCGAATCGCACGCCGGGTGCCCGGTCGGCCACCGCGTACACCTTGCGCACGCCGGCGTCGTGCAGGTCGGTTCCACAGGCTCCCGCCCGAACGGCGTCGCGAACCCGGTCGGGGTCGTCGACGGCCGCGCCCGCGACGGCGTCCGCGCCCGCCGCGAACAGCGGCGCCGGCAGGAAGGAGGCCGTCGCCCCGACGACGACGAGCGTCGCCGACGGGGGGGCGGCGTCGAGATACGCCGCCGCGCCGCCGTAGACGAACGCCGACCCGGTGCAAAAGACCACCTCGGCCCCGTCCATCGCCGCCGCCGTCTCCGCCGGCGTGAACGTCTCCACCCGGACGCCCGCCGGCGCCGACACCTCCCCCACCGGCTTCCGTTCGATCACGCGGACGGTCACGTCCGCGAACTTCCGCAGGGCGGGGCGAAAGAGGCCGACGGTCGTCACCCGATCCACCCCGGGGTCCAGCAACGCCATCGGATCGCCCGTCCGCCACGCGACGTGCGGGGCCGACAGCGCGTTCAGCGTCGCGAGGCCGAGCGCCCGCCGGATGGGGTCGGTGCCCCCCGCCCCCGCCCCGTCCTCGTCCCCCGTCGCCCACCCCAGCAGCCGCGGTAGGTCGACGCCGTCCGTCGCCGGGGCCGTGCCCGGCGGCCGGTGGGCGAGGCCGACTCCGCTGGACAACTCCACCAGCACGGCGGCGTCCCCGACGGTGATCCGGTCGACGCTCGCGTCCGCCGTCGTCCCACGGTCCCGGAGGCGGTCGGCGACCCGCGCGACCACCGAGTCCGTCACGACCCGTCACCTCCCGCCCGCCGGCGGCGGTCGTACTCGTACCCGACCGGGCCGGCGAGTCCCCGGCGTTCGAGCTGTCGGGCCGCTTCCCCGAGATCCGCCGGTTCCGCGAAGCCGAAGAGCGCGTCGACGTACGGCTCGCTCGTCGCCATCCCGCGGGACCGGGGTGCGAACTGCGGCGACACGGCGAGCGGATTGAGCCAGAGCAGCGCCCCCGCGCGGTCCGCCAGCCACGTCACGCCGTCTTTCAGTACGTCTTCGTCGCCCACGTCGAGGCCGTCGCTGACGACGACGACGGCCGTCCGCCGGTCGACCGCGTGGGGGTGGTCCCGGCGGAGGGTCGTGAACGCCCCCCCGATTTCGGTGCCCCCGCCCCACTCCACCGCGGCGTCCCGGAGCGCGCCCGCCGGGTCGCCGCCCGCCCGGTCGAACTGCGCCGTCACCTCCCGCAGGTCGGTGTCGAAGAGGAAGATTCGCGCGTCCCGAGCGCTCGCGTGCAGGCGCTCAGCGAACGCGAGTAGGACGCTCCGGTCCACGGTGTCGAGGACCGACCCGCTCACGTCGACGAGCAGGCAACACCGGAGTTCGCTGGGCGTCGGCTCCCGACGCGGCAGGTCGATGGCCGCGCCGCCCGTCTCCAGGCTCGCCCGGAGCGCCCGCCGTGCGTCCACCCGCTCGCCCGTCCGTGACGCCCGCCGGCGCCGTCCGGGGAGGGTCGCGAGCGCGTCCACGAACCGATCGACCGCCGCCGACTCCGCCGCGGTCAACTCCGCCGCGTCGACGTCGACTCGACCGCCTTCGCCGACGGCGCTGTACCGCCGGGCGTCCCCCTCTCCCGTCTCGACCGCCCGGTCGCCCGTCACGTGCCGGCGCTCCGTCGGGATGCGCACCGCCACCTCGCCCGGGCCGCCCTCGCCGTCCATCTCCGGCGCCTCCGCGTCCGCGAGCAGTCCGGGATCGTCGGTCGTCGACTCGGCGTCGGCCACGGCGTCGTCGCCGTCCTCCCCGTCGGGCGTCGGCCCCTCGTGATCCGTCGCGATGGCGTCCAGCCCCGACCGAAGCCGGTGCCAGAACTCGGGGAATGCCTCGTCGAAGGCGTCGAGGTCCGACGCCTCGGAGACGAGCGTCGCGCGCAGCGCCGCCTCGGCGGCGTCCCGGTCGCCCAGCCCGACGGTCGCGAGCGCGCGCGCCGCCGCCAGCGACCCGCTGGTGGGGACGGGGACGCCCTCGCGTCGGAGCATCCCGGCGAGCCGTATCGTCTCGATCAGCACGTGACGCCGTGCGGCTCCAAAGTCGGGCACGTCGTCGTCACTCGTCGTCGGGGCGTCGAGGCCGGCGTCCGAGTCGTCTGTCGGGGCCATTACGCTTCGAGTCGGTCCTCGGCGGCCGCGGCGGCCGCCTGCAGCCGTTCGAGCAACTCGGTGTCCACCCGTTCCACGTCCTCGACTTCCTTCAGCAGACAGCCGATGGTCCGCTCGATTTCGTCGGCCGAGAGCGGTTCGTCGTCGGTCCGGAGTCTCGCGACTGCGCGCGCCCAGTCCAGCGTCTCGGCCACGCCCGGCCGCTTGAGGAAGGCCTCCTCGCGGAGGCGGGCGACGACGGCACACACCTCGGCCGCCACCGCCGCGTCGAGTTCCGGCACCTTCCGGCGGACGATTTCGTACTCGTCCTGGAAGTCCGGCGGGTCGACGTGGAGGTAGAGACACCGGCGCTTGAGCGCGTCCGAGAGTCCGCGGGTCCGGTTCGACGTGAGGACGACCACCGGCGGCCGCTCGGCGCTGACGGTGCCGAGCTCCGGAATCGACACCTGAAAGTCCGAGAGCAGTTCGAGCAGGAACGCTTCGAACTCCTCGTCCGCGCGGTCGATTTCGTCGATCAACAGGACCGGCGGCGTTTCGTCGCCCGCGGTGAGCGCACGGAGGAGCGGCCGCTCCAGCAGGTACTCCTCGTCGAACACCGACCGCTCGTCGTCCGCGACGCTCCCCTCGTCGGCCTGCACCGCGAGCAGCTGTTTGGTGTAGTTCCACTCGTAGAGGGCGTTCTCCGCGGTCAGCCCCTCGTAACACTGCAGGCGGATCAGATCGGTGTCGAACGACGCCGCGAGCACCTTGCC
This window of the Haloplanus rubicundus genome carries:
- the rnhA gene encoding ribonuclease HI, translated to MPTIDCDPETVRRRLADAGVDIEPGNTDHERWRAKRGDAVAVAYDDSVVVQGARPTDLTALLSESGGRAHVYFDGASRGNPGPGAIGWVLVSGDGIVDEGSETIGKTTNNRAEYEALIRALEMARDHGFDEVDVRGDSELIVKQVKGAWNTNDPDLRERRVRARELLDGFDRWSLEHVPREINDRADQLANEALDDD
- a CDS encoding alpha/beta fold hydrolase, with the translated sequence MDAASPPPADRVSVAADRHVAYAEYGDPTGRPVLFLHGTPGSRRLGQLFDAPARREGVRIVAPDRPGYGASSPWPTRDLTDTGAFVAPVLDDAGVDRAGVVGFSGGGPHALALAATHADRVTSVDVVAGATPPDCPPTPRVQRLLGRLASTTPRLLSGLLRVQAWLAGVAPAVVVSQYAETERVPDEVASLVARDFVDAVAASRRGAITELRLLAASWDLPLASVDRPVRLRHGTRDANVPIAGARALRDRLPDARLTAVEDADHLTALLRSRAPVVAQHAD
- a CDS encoding XdhC family protein, giving the protein MTGRNWSVPETEVVQRIRDRLDAAGTDVLATVVDIEGNAYRRPGAKMLLDADGDGVGSITAGCLEDELVRVADEVRAAGEPRLVTYDLMEGEDEEVWGLGVGCNGVIEVLLEPLTETYRPAVEAFGDGRDVAVVTVLDGGSGSLERGDRAYYDPAGGTLSAPDGDAAAWPTDALAAPAAELAERGRADTVTVDGATLFVDGLSAPPELVVFGTGHDVGPVTELAAKNDFRVTVVGFRGAVDLAERFPAADRTLTTSPGSLTEVVDLDDNTYAVVMTHNFVDDRLTVEALLDAAVPYVGLMGPRERFDQMRDAFAEEGRTFADSELSTLYTPVGLDLGGGSPYQIAHSIVAEVLAVVNDRTPRHLKTREGPIHDRVDVDADAGVPPR
- a CDS encoding Rossmann-like domain-containing protein, whose product is MTDSVVARVADRLRDRGTTADASVDRITVGDAAVLVELSSGVGLAHRPPGTAPATDGVDLPRLLGWATGDEDGAGAGGTDPIRRALGLATLNALSAPHVAWRTGDPMALLDPGVDRVTTVGLFRPALRKFADVTVRVIERKPVGEVSAPAGVRVETFTPAETAAAMDGAEVVFCTGSAFVYGGAAAYLDAAPPSATLVVVGATASFLPAPLFAAGADAVAGAAVDDPDRVRDAVRAGACGTDLHDAGVRKVYAVADRAPGVRFDTTEKNHDRT
- a CDS encoding VWA domain-containing protein, whose amino-acid sequence is MAPTDDSDAGLDAPTTSDDDVPDFGAARRHVLIETIRLAGMLRREGVPVPTSGSLAAARALATVGLGDRDAAEAALRATLVSEASDLDAFDEAFPEFWHRLRSGLDAIATDHEGPTPDGEDGDDAVADAESTTDDPGLLADAEAPEMDGEGGPGEVAVRIPTERRHVTGDRAVETGEGDARRYSAVGEGGRVDVDAAELTAAESAAVDRFVDALATLPGRRRRASRTGERVDARRALRASLETGGAAIDLPRREPTPSELRCCLLVDVSGSVLDTVDRSVLLAFAERLHASARDARIFLFDTDLREVTAQFDRAGGDPAGALRDAAVEWGGGTEIGGAFTTLRRDHPHAVDRRTAVVVVSDGLDVGDEDVLKDGVTWLADRAGALLWLNPLAVSPQFAPRSRGMATSEPYVDALFGFAEPADLGEAARQLERRGLAGPVGYEYDRRRRAGGDGS
- a CDS encoding AAA family ATPase, whose product is MTRNTSFESVTESDLEARFERADYVADDRTVTTVSLALQLGRPLLVEGPPGSGKTELGKVLAASFDTDLIRLQCYEGLTAENALYEWNYTKQLLAVQADEGSVADDERSVFDEEYLLERPLLRALTAGDETPPVLLIDEIDRADEEFEAFLLELLSDFQVSIPELGTVSAERPPVVVLTSNRTRGLSDALKRRCLYLHVDPPDFQDEYEIVRRKVPELDAAVAAEVCAVVARLREEAFLKRPGVAETLDWARAVARLRTDDEPLSADEIERTIGCLLKEVEDVERVDTELLERLQAAAAAAEDRLEA